In bacterium, one genomic interval encodes:
- a CDS encoding HlyD family efflux transporter periplasmic adaptor subunit, whose product LHEAGTVIAANTVAMDSPGWGGSQRITWLVAEGTRVVPGDTLVRFDSTEFDEYMQQYRDDRDVAVMAVASARAQGSANATRARNAIAKARLAWERAQLELENQRFESRTVRESSELAGRQAEIDLKQSLRDSTAQATLDSLEIAQAELRAAKEQARVNRLQTYLDELTLTARESGMVVYHREYTEEGIKVLRAGDEVSRQAPVLEVTDTSAMRVRFTVHESDRWRLAPGQPVRIVLDAYATTEYPGEILSVGRLPLSAEEGSVARRFEAVAAIDGQDPRLKPGMSARVIIPLGGTP is encoded by the coding sequence CTGCACGAGGCCGGCACCGTGATCGCCGCCAACACCGTCGCCATGGACAGCCCGGGCTGGGGCGGCAGCCAGCGCATCACCTGGCTCGTCGCCGAGGGGACCCGCGTCGTGCCCGGCGACACCCTCGTCCGCTTCGACAGCACCGAATTCGACGAGTACATGCAGCAGTACCGGGACGACCGCGACGTCGCCGTCATGGCCGTCGCCAGCGCCCGCGCCCAGGGCTCGGCCAACGCCACCCGCGCCCGCAACGCCATCGCCAAGGCGCGACTGGCCTGGGAACGCGCGCAGCTCGAACTCGAGAACCAGCGCTTCGAGTCGCGCACCGTGCGCGAGAGCTCGGAGCTCGCCGGACGCCAGGCCGAGATCGACCTGAAGCAGTCCCTGCGCGACAGCACGGCCCAGGCCACCCTCGACAGTCTCGAGATCGCCCAGGCCGAGCTGAGGGCGGCCAAGGAGCAGGCCCGGGTCAACCGCCTGCAGACCTATCTCGACGAGCTCACCCTCACCGCGCGCGAAAGCGGCATGGTCGTCTACCACCGCGAGTACACGGAGGAAGGCATCAAGGTCCTGCGGGCGGGCGACGAGGTGAGCCGGCAGGCCCCGGTCCTCGAGGTCACCGACACGTCGGCCATGCGCGTGCGCTTCACCGTCCACGAATCCGACCGCTGGCGCCTGGCCCCCGGACAACCGGTCCGGATCGTCCTCGATGCCTACGCCACGACCGAGTATCCGGGCGAGATCCTCTCCGTGGGCCGCCTGCCCCTCTCGGCCGAGGAGGGCAGCGTGGCCCGCCGCTTCGAGGCCGTCGCCGCCATCGACGGCCAGGATCCGCGCCTCAAGCCGGGCATGTCGGCCCGCGTCATCATCCCCCTCGGAGGTACCCCGTGA
- a CDS encoding efflux RND transporter periplasmic adaptor subunit has product ALAELENQRVTNAKNLAEKRASLQRQELALEKAKLQTEAMKFESESRQRQQQLDLRRTELDLQEAREDLAAQKDIAAAVLTEKEVKARKARLDLEETQRNLAKMVVTASDSGMVVHNKIWAQGTMRKIRVGDQVWNGTSIMELPDLSSFRVNTWVNEVDIHRLELDQAAVVTIDALQDRELRGRVTRISPLARQEGDEDKIKVFDVEILLEGDFTGLLPGMTAQCRIVHAEFADVVHVPLEAVFQEDDGPVVYGRDGAARPVELGAQGEDRVVVTAGVAAGDELLLVRPGDRSGTP; this is encoded by the coding sequence GGCCCTCGCCGAGCTGGAGAACCAGCGCGTGACCAACGCCAAGAACCTCGCCGAGAAGCGGGCCTCCCTGCAGCGCCAGGAGCTGGCCCTCGAGAAGGCGAAGCTGCAGACCGAGGCCATGAAGTTCGAGAGCGAGTCGCGCCAGCGGCAGCAGCAGCTCGACCTGCGCCGTACCGAGCTCGACCTGCAGGAGGCGCGCGAGGACCTCGCCGCCCAGAAGGACATCGCCGCGGCCGTGCTCACCGAGAAGGAGGTCAAGGCCCGCAAGGCCCGTCTCGACCTGGAGGAGACCCAGCGCAACCTCGCAAAGATGGTCGTCACGGCGTCCGACTCGGGCATGGTCGTCCACAACAAGATCTGGGCCCAGGGCACCATGCGGAAGATCCGCGTGGGCGACCAGGTGTGGAACGGGACCTCCATCATGGAACTGCCCGACCTGTCCTCCTTCCGCGTCAACACCTGGGTGAACGAGGTCGACATCCACCGGCTCGAGCTCGACCAGGCCGCCGTCGTCACCATCGACGCCCTCCAGGACCGCGAACTGCGCGGCCGGGTCACGCGCATCTCGCCGCTCGCCCGCCAGGAGGGCGACGAGGACAAGATCAAGGTCTTCGACGTGGAGATCCTGCTCGAGGGCGACTTCACGGGCCTGCTGCCGGGCATGACCGCCCAGTGCCGCATCGTCCACGCGGAGTTCGCCGACGTCGTGCACGTCCCCCTCGAGGCCGTATTCCAGGAGGACGACGGCCCGGTGGTCTACGGCCGGGACGGCGCGGCCAGGCCGGTCGAGCTCGGCGCCCAGGGCGAGGACCGCGTCGTCGTGACCGCCGGGGTCGCGGCCGGCGACGAGCTGCTGCTCGTGCGCCCGGGCGACCGGAGCGGCACCCCATGA
- a CDS encoding ABC transporter permease, with the protein MRQEVGLALGGLRDHRVRTFLTTLGVVFGVAAVISMLSISEGAKEEALAQFESLGIDNIVVMHRDPPDAQPRDEASPHSPGLSRADVRALAAVSPAITAVVPLAIAEHTIQGEQQVTATVVGTTSDLPVVRRDRLTAGRFFTAGEDAAAKRVAVIGSGLVRDLCGLREPVGSFIKIDGDWYEIIGVFAGGAGGDDDQEGLLRATDRDVCIPLNSALTRGERKRWDRELDRLVVQVDDVERLAPVADLTRRLLARRHQDVPDTEVVVPLELIRQRQATQRIFSLIMGAIAGISLLVGGIGIMNIMLASVLERTREIGIRLAMGATRSNIMRQFLVEAAAVSVFGGVMGIVLGVTLAWTISEAAGWVTVVSPFAIVLAFGVSAAVGITFGYVPARRAAGLNPIECLRYE; encoded by the coding sequence ATGAGGCAGGAGGTCGGCCTCGCGCTGGGCGGACTGCGCGACCATCGGGTGCGCACGTTCCTGACCACCCTCGGCGTCGTCTTCGGCGTCGCCGCCGTCATCTCCATGCTCTCCATCAGCGAGGGCGCCAAGGAGGAGGCCCTGGCCCAGTTCGAGTCGCTGGGCATCGACAACATCGTGGTCATGCACCGCGATCCGCCGGACGCGCAGCCGCGCGACGAGGCGTCGCCCCACAGCCCCGGTTTGTCCCGGGCCGACGTGCGGGCCCTGGCCGCCGTCTCCCCCGCCATCACCGCCGTCGTGCCCCTGGCCATCGCCGAGCACACGATCCAGGGCGAACAGCAGGTCACCGCCACGGTGGTCGGCACCACCTCCGACCTGCCCGTGGTCCGGCGCGACCGCCTCACGGCGGGGCGCTTCTTCACCGCCGGCGAGGACGCGGCCGCCAAGCGGGTGGCCGTGATCGGGTCCGGCCTCGTGCGCGACCTCTGCGGCCTGCGCGAGCCCGTCGGCAGCTTCATCAAGATCGACGGCGACTGGTACGAGATCATCGGCGTCTTCGCGGGCGGCGCCGGCGGCGACGACGACCAGGAGGGTCTGCTGCGGGCCACCGACCGCGACGTGTGCATCCCCCTGAACAGCGCCCTGACCCGCGGCGAGCGCAAGCGCTGGGACCGGGAGCTCGACCGTCTCGTCGTCCAGGTCGACGACGTGGAACGCCTCGCGCCGGTCGCCGACCTGACCCGGCGGCTCCTCGCCCGCCGGCACCAGGACGTCCCGGACACCGAGGTCGTGGTGCCCCTCGAGCTCATTCGGCAGCGCCAGGCCACCCAGCGCATCTTCTCCCTGATCATGGGCGCCATCGCCGGCATCTCGCTGCTGGTCGGCGGCATCGGCATCATGAACATCATGCTGGCCAGCGTCCTCGAGCGGACGCGCGAGATCGGCATCCGCCTGGCCATGGGCGCGACCCGGTCGAACATCATGCGCCAGTTCCTCGTCGAGGCCGCCGCGGTCTCCGTCTTCGGCGGCGTCATGGGCATCGTCCTCGGCGTGACCCTGGCCTGGACCATCAGCGAGGCCGCCGGCTGGGTCACCGTCGTCTCCCCCTTCGCCATCGTCCTCGCCTTCGGCGTCTCGGCCGCGGTCGGCATCACCTTCGGGTATGTGCCGGCGCGGCGGGCCGCGGGCCTGAACCCCATCGAATGTCTCAGGTACGAATGA
- a CDS encoding TolC family protein, with amino-acid sequence MTCLLLLPVLATAPAAGDTLVLDLNRAVALALDESHTAVVLDLDLAAAGHDVAAAKGRFRTQADAQFALPELEEGVQRVQVPGDLPRYDSYGSREMSATLRLSQPLPTDGAVALSGHLYQQEDTYYDPVSDATAEQKTFFNSYEVSLQQPLFSPNELKLGLEKAEIGHRLAQRAYQRGELDLAYDVTAAFYALVRAQEELAIARDALDRQQENFDLAQRKYRAGLIPEVEALQMEVDLAGANNDVLGRESDLILAADGFRLLVGLPLDRPVRATANLAPLVYEVDADLAMSHALAHRTELEDLADQLRRAQITVTETDARSSVRGELSAFYNLTGISDPALVDPSVGDQIESSWDDLRRRPGNRGVRFSLSVPLWDSGVNAQEVASARVAVRRRELDQENLRRSIARQVQAALARFDGARRRLDVLQRSLDIALRSYAISRERFETGDITSQTLADNRDRLVSARQSYLDAYVSFRLAGADLRRQTLYDFESGASLVPAATPGAP; translated from the coding sequence ATGACCTGCCTCCTGCTGCTGCCCGTGCTGGCCACCGCGCCCGCCGCCGGCGACACCCTCGTGCTCGACCTGAACCGGGCCGTGGCCCTGGCCCTCGACGAGAGCCACACCGCCGTGGTGCTCGACCTCGACCTCGCGGCCGCCGGCCACGACGTGGCGGCCGCCAAGGGCCGCTTCCGCACCCAGGCCGACGCCCAGTTCGCCCTGCCCGAGCTCGAGGAGGGCGTGCAGCGCGTGCAGGTGCCGGGCGACCTGCCCCGCTACGACAGCTACGGCAGCCGCGAAATGAGCGCGACCCTGCGCCTCAGCCAGCCCCTGCCCACCGACGGCGCCGTCGCCCTGTCCGGCCATCTCTACCAGCAGGAGGACACCTACTACGACCCCGTCTCGGACGCCACGGCCGAGCAGAAGACCTTCTTCAACAGCTACGAGGTGAGCCTGCAGCAGCCTCTCTTCTCGCCGAACGAACTGAAGCTGGGGCTCGAGAAGGCCGAGATCGGCCACCGTCTCGCCCAGCGCGCCTACCAGCGCGGCGAGCTCGATCTGGCCTACGACGTGACCGCCGCCTTCTACGCCCTGGTCAGGGCCCAGGAGGAGCTCGCCATCGCCCGCGACGCCCTCGACCGGCAGCAGGAGAACTTCGACCTCGCCCAGCGCAAGTACCGCGCGGGCCTGATCCCGGAGGTGGAGGCCCTGCAGATGGAGGTCGACCTGGCCGGCGCCAACAACGACGTGCTCGGTCGCGAGTCCGACCTCATCCTGGCCGCCGACGGCTTCCGGCTGCTGGTGGGCCTGCCGCTCGATCGCCCGGTGCGGGCCACGGCGAACCTGGCGCCGCTGGTCTACGAGGTCGACGCGGACCTCGCCATGTCCCACGCCCTGGCCCACCGCACCGAACTCGAGGACCTCGCCGACCAGCTCCGCCGCGCCCAGATCACCGTCACCGAGACCGACGCGCGCAGCTCGGTCAGGGGCGAGCTGAGCGCCTTCTACAACCTGACGGGCATCAGCGACCCCGCCCTCGTCGACCCGTCGGTGGGCGACCAGATCGAGTCGAGCTGGGACGACCTGCGGCGCCGACCCGGCAACCGGGGCGTGCGCTTCAGCCTGAGCGTGCCCCTGTGGGATTCGGGCGTGAACGCCCAGGAGGTCGCCTCGGCGCGGGTCGCCGTGCGGCGGCGCGAGCTCGACCAGGAGAACCTGAGACGATCGATCGCGCGCCAGGTCCAGGCCGCGCTGGCCCGCTTCGACGGGGCGCGGCGCCGCCTCGACGTGCTCCAGCGCAGCCTCGACATCGCCCTGCGCAGCTACGCCATCAGCCGCGAACGCTTCGAGACCGGCGACATCACCAGCCAGACCCTCGCCGACAACCGCGACCGGCTCGTGTCGGCCCGGCAGTCGTACCTCGACGCCTACGTGAGCTTCCGCCTGGCCGGCGCGGACCTGCGGCGCCAGACCCTGTACGACTTCGAATCGGGCGCCTCGCTCGTGCCCGCGGCCACGCCCGGGGCGCCGTGA
- a CDS encoding haloacid dehalogenase-like hydrolase, which translates to MPILVTDFDGTFTRRDYFDLILERHDPPAGHEAWRRYLDGETNHIGGIGGVFASLRTDEKGADALVDALDPAPGTAAAVLRLQRAGWEIVIASAGCGWYIERLLARMGLKDIAVHAMPGRFAPETGLVIDPVAPRRFADPDLGTDKPAVVRDALARDGVVAYAGDSNTDRAAALLLPPERRFITGWLGRRLAEEGVPHVPIAAWPEIADRLLD; encoded by the coding sequence ATGCCCATCCTCGTGACCGACTTCGACGGCACCTTCACCCGCCGCGACTATTTCGACCTCATCCTCGAGCGCCATGACCCGCCGGCCGGGCACGAGGCCTGGCGGCGCTATCTCGACGGGGAGACCAATCACATCGGCGGCATCGGGGGCGTGTTCGCCTCGTTGCGCACCGACGAAAAGGGCGCCGACGCGCTGGTCGACGCCCTGGATCCGGCGCCGGGCACGGCGGCGGCCGTGCTGCGCCTGCAGCGGGCGGGCTGGGAGATCGTGATCGCCTCGGCGGGCTGCGGGTGGTACATCGAGCGGCTGCTCGCGCGCATGGGGCTGAAGGACATCGCCGTGCACGCCATGCCCGGCCGCTTCGCACCGGAGACCGGTCTGGTGATCGATCCGGTCGCGCCGCGCCGCTTCGCCGATCCGGACCTGGGCACCGACAAGCCCGCCGTCGTGCGCGACGCCCTGGCGCGCGACGGCGTGGTGGCCTACGCCGGCGACAGCAACACCGACCGGGCGGCGGCGCTGCTGCTGCCGCCGGAGCGGCGCTTCATCACGGGTTGGCTGGGCCGGCGCCTCGCGGAGGAGGGCGTGCCCCACGTTCCCATCGCCGCGTGGCCCGAGATCGCGGACCGCCTGCTCGACTGA
- a CDS encoding methyltransferase domain-containing protein, translating to MTRLDPSSRNVLNRRHVEHFPGDALFARLARAVCAAECLPRKELYEAWETARRVRRRLRGGPVLEAAAGHGLLAAILVLLDDTTPRARCVDIVQPPSHAPLLAALTGVWPRLAGRIEYVVGRLEDEPVAGPDTLIASVHACGTLTDAVLDKALAHRCPVAVLPCCHDLAACDDGGLAGWLDGPLAVDATRAARLRAAGYRVWTSRIPAEITPKNRLLVGWPDSATA from the coding sequence ATGACCCGCCTCGATCCTTCGTCCCGCAACGTCCTGAACCGGCGGCACGTGGAGCATTTTCCCGGCGACGCGCTCTTCGCGCGCCTGGCGCGGGCCGTCTGCGCGGCGGAGTGTCTGCCGCGCAAGGAACTGTACGAGGCGTGGGAAACGGCGCGGCGGGTCCGGCGCCGTCTGCGTGGCGGCCCGGTGCTCGAGGCCGCGGCCGGACACGGCCTGCTGGCGGCGATCCTCGTGCTGCTGGACGACACCACGCCGCGGGCGCGGTGCGTGGACATCGTGCAGCCGCCGAGCCACGCGCCCCTGCTGGCGGCGCTCACCGGGGTGTGGCCCCGCCTGGCCGGACGGATCGAGTACGTGGTGGGCCGCCTCGAGGACGAGCCGGTCGCCGGGCCGGACACGCTGATCGCCTCGGTCCATGCCTGCGGCACCCTCACCGACGCGGTCCTGGACAAGGCACTGGCCCACCGCTGCCCGGTGGCGGTGCTGCCGTGCTGTCACGATCTGGCGGCCTGCGACGACGGCGGCCTGGCCGGCTGGCTCGACGGACCGCTGGCGGTCGACGCGACCCGAGCGGCCCGCCTGCGCGCCGCCGGCTACCGGGTGTGGACGTCCCGCATCCCGGCGGAGATCACGCCCAAGAACCGGCTGCTCGTGGGGTGGCCCGATTCCGCAACCGCCTGA
- a CDS encoding DEAD/DEAH box helicase — MLKLNEFTATGFDRFALHDHIVRGIAAAGFDTPRPIQDETIPAGLAGRDVLGLAQTGTGKTAAFTLPLLHRLLERRSGGPRALILAPTRELATQIAEEIRVLARFTDLKLTTIFGGVPVARQARALRGRPEIIVGCPGRVLDLVEQDLLHLHRIETLVLDEADQMFDMGFLPGIRRILAELPARRQNLLFSATMPKEVRRLADELLHRPHVVELANRAPAATIDHALVLVGEDRKRDLLEHLLETDGCASAIVFTRTKHRARRLATQLGKAGYKAVGLQGNLSQAQRDRAMRGFRSRKFDILVATDIAARGIDVSGVTHVINYDVPNTPEAYTHRIGRTGRAEQEGVACTFVTGADHGWLRATERMIGAPIARREIEGFTADQVVAEPGRTGRRRSRRGGSGMGPGAGRSAAARPAPVQPLSPSPRAAAPAADQTAGNGARRRRSPWRR; from the coding sequence ATGCTGAAACTGAACGAGTTCACGGCGACCGGCTTCGACCGGTTCGCCCTCCACGACCACATCGTCCGCGGCATCGCGGCGGCCGGGTTCGACACCCCGCGCCCGATCCAGGACGAAACCATTCCCGCCGGCCTGGCCGGCCGCGACGTCCTGGGCCTGGCCCAGACCGGCACCGGCAAGACCGCGGCGTTCACCCTGCCCCTGCTGCACCGGCTGCTCGAGCGGCGCAGCGGCGGCCCGCGGGCGCTCATCCTGGCCCCGACGCGCGAACTGGCCACCCAGATCGCCGAGGAGATCCGGGTCCTGGCCCGCTTCACCGATCTGAAGCTGACCACGATCTTCGGCGGCGTGCCCGTGGCGCGCCAGGCGCGGGCCCTGCGCGGCCGGCCCGAGATCATCGTCGGCTGTCCCGGCCGCGTGCTCGACCTCGTGGAGCAGGACCTGCTCCACCTGCATCGCATCGAGACCCTGGTGCTCGACGAGGCCGACCAGATGTTCGACATGGGCTTCCTGCCGGGCATCCGCCGGATCCTGGCCGAGCTGCCGGCCCGCCGCCAGAACCTGCTCTTCTCGGCCACCATGCCGAAGGAGGTGCGGCGGCTCGCCGACGAACTGCTGCACCGCCCGCACGTGGTCGAGCTGGCCAACCGGGCGCCGGCGGCGACCATCGACCACGCGCTCGTGCTCGTGGGCGAGGACCGCAAGCGTGACCTGCTCGAGCACCTGCTCGAGACCGACGGCTGCGCGTCGGCCATCGTGTTCACGCGCACCAAGCATCGGGCCCGCCGTCTGGCCACCCAGCTGGGCAAGGCGGGCTACAAGGCGGTCGGTCTGCAGGGGAACCTGTCGCAGGCCCAGCGCGACCGGGCCATGCGCGGCTTCCGCAGCCGCAAGTTCGACATCCTGGTGGCGACGGACATCGCGGCGCGGGGCATCGACGTCAGCGGCGTGACCCACGTCATCAACTACGACGTGCCCAACACGCCGGAGGCCTACACCCACCGCATCGGGCGCACGGGTCGCGCCGAGCAGGAGGGCGTGGCCTGCACCTTCGTGACCGGCGCCGACCATGGCTGGCTGCGGGCGACCGAGCGGATGATCGGCGCGCCCATCGCCCGGCGCGAGATCGAGGGTTTCACGGCCGACCAGGTCGTGGCGGAGCCCGGCCGCACCGGTCGCCGCCGGTCGCGTCGCGGCGGATCCGGAATGGGCCCGGGGGCGGGCAGGTCGGCCGCGGCCAGGCCGGCACCGGTCCAGCCCCTGTCGCCTTCGCCGCGCGCGGCGGCGCCGGCGGCGGACCAGACGGCCGGCAACGGCGCCCGTCGCCGCCGGTCGCCCTGGCGGCGCTGA
- the hybB gene encoding Ni/Fe-hydrogenase cytochrome b subunit, translating into MSSRHSATPVMGPVLTSTFKIAAVLALAAGLLVIWRFSVGLGPATAMTDEQPWGVWKLFNVIVLTSVASGGYAVALLVYVLNRGKYHSLVRHALLTSAVGYSAAMLALGTDVGTPWNFWKVPLWSWAWNGDSVLLEVALCITAYILVLWAEMSPAFLEHWAHTRRDRLGAIARRIMPHVDAALIWIIGLGIVLPTMHQSSLGTLYILAGYKVHPFWQTPWLPLFFLLSCWIMGYAAVIITYILSSTRYGRQTENKTLLSLGRVISWIIGAFLVLRLADLTYRGQWGRVLDGDPHAWLLVLEFALLIVPVVLLRRMRRARLGQLFRIGILIIGGASLYRMSVVWLGFHPLGGGTYFPALPEMVVTLGFMAMQVLAYLVIVKKFPILDAKRATSRRRAGQGSGGRINGGQVG; encoded by the coding sequence ATGAGCTCTCGCCACTCCGCGACCCCCGTGATGGGGCCCGTTCTCACGTCCACGTTCAAGATCGCCGCCGTGCTGGCCCTCGCGGCCGGGCTGCTGGTGATCTGGCGCTTCTCCGTCGGTCTCGGGCCGGCCACGGCCATGACCGACGAGCAGCCGTGGGGCGTCTGGAAGCTCTTCAACGTGATCGTGCTGACGTCGGTGGCGTCGGGCGGCTACGCGGTGGCGCTGCTGGTCTACGTGCTCAACCGGGGCAAGTACCATTCGCTGGTGCGCCATGCGCTGCTGACGAGCGCCGTGGGCTACAGCGCGGCCATGCTCGCCCTGGGCACCGACGTGGGCACGCCCTGGAACTTCTGGAAGGTGCCCCTGTGGTCGTGGGCGTGGAACGGCGACTCGGTGCTGCTCGAGGTCGCGCTGTGCATCACGGCGTACATTCTCGTGCTGTGGGCCGAGATGTCGCCGGCCTTCCTGGAGCACTGGGCGCACACGCGGCGGGACCGGCTCGGCGCGATCGCGCGTCGGATCATGCCCCACGTGGATGCGGCGCTGATCTGGATCATCGGGCTGGGGATCGTGCTGCCGACCATGCACCAGTCGTCGCTGGGCACGCTGTACATCCTGGCCGGCTACAAGGTGCATCCGTTCTGGCAGACGCCGTGGCTGCCGCTGTTCTTCCTGCTGTCGTGCTGGATCATGGGCTACGCCGCGGTGATCATCACCTACATCCTCAGCAGCACGCGCTACGGGCGGCAGACGGAGAACAAGACGCTGCTCTCCCTGGGGCGCGTCATCAGCTGGATCATCGGGGCCTTCCTGGTGCTGCGCCTGGCCGACCTGACCTATCGCGGCCAGTGGGGCCGGGTGCTCGACGGCGACCCGCACGCGTGGCTGCTGGTGCTCGAGTTCGCGCTGCTGATCGTGCCGGTGGTGCTGCTGCGGCGCATGCGGCGGGCCCGCCTGGGGCAGCTGTTCCGCATCGGCATCCTGATCATCGGGGGCGCCTCGCTCTACCGCATGAGCGTGGTGTGGCTGGGCTTCCACCCGCTCGGCGGGGGCACCTATTTCCCGGCCCTGCCGGAGATGGTCGTCACCCTCGGCTTCATGGCGATGCAGGTGCTGGCCTATCTGGTGATCGTCAAGAAGTTCCCGATCCTGGACGCGAAGCGGGCGACCTCGCGCCGGCGCGCCGGCCAGGGATCGGGCGGCCGGATCAACGGCGGCCAGGTCGGCTGA
- a CDS encoding CPXCG motif-containing cysteine-rich protein — MTKRELETCPVQCPYCWESFAVVVDCSVPSQRYIEDCEVCCRPITLIIHVDENGEALVEARHEDDAG; from the coding sequence ATGACGAAGCGCGAACTCGAAACCTGCCCTGTCCAGTGTCCCTACTGCTGGGAGTCCTTCGCGGTGGTGGTGGACTGCTCGGTCCCGTCCCAGCGCTATATCGAGGACTGCGAGGTGTGCTGCCGGCCGATCACCCTCATCATCCACGTGGACGAGAACGGCGAGGCCCTGGTCGAGGCCCGCCACGAAGACGACGCCGGTTGA
- a CDS encoding NAD(P)H-dependent oxidoreductase, translating to MNILLLCGSFRAGSLNAALLAAAAERLTGHDTTTFPIRDLPFYDTALDGDGRPPVVADFLAAVAACDGIVIAGPEYNHSVTAVLKNAIDWASRPAFASPLAGKPYTVLSATPSPVGGVHGQAHLKHILDSTLSVVYPAVTYALGQAHEKIVDGELVDEQAQRRLDRHMAGFLAWLEGQGDRP from the coding sequence ATGAACATCCTCCTGCTTTGCGGCAGCTTCCGGGCCGGCAGCCTGAACGCAGCCCTGCTCGCGGCGGCCGCCGAACGGCTGACGGGCCACGACACGACGACGTTTCCCATCCGGGACCTGCCGTTCTACGACACGGCGCTCGACGGCGACGGACGTCCGCCGGTCGTCGCCGATTTCCTGGCGGCGGTGGCCGCGTGCGACGGCATCGTCATCGCCGGCCCGGAGTACAACCACAGCGTGACGGCCGTCCTGAAGAACGCCATCGACTGGGCCTCCCGCCCGGCGTTCGCCTCGCCGCTCGCCGGCAAACCCTACACGGTGCTCTCGGCGACGCCGAGCCCGGTCGGGGGGGTGCACGGGCAGGCCCACCTGAAGCACATCCTGGATTCGACCCTGTCGGTGGTGTACCCGGCCGTGACCTACGCCCTGGGGCAGGCCCACGAGAAGATCGTCGACGGAGAGCTCGTCGACGAGCAGGCGCAGCGCCGGCTCGATCGGCACATGGCGGGCTTCCTGGCGTGGTTGGAAGGGCAGGGCGACCGGCCATGA